In Haematobia irritans isolate KBUSLIRL chromosome 1, ASM5000362v1, whole genome shotgun sequence, a genomic segment contains:
- the Set8 gene encoding SET domain containing 8: protein MVRRRTRACANSKQPVELMANGGSAASVLATAAQLLEEQYFASPKRKDCKVEESAYEDGGDHNSSGSGSSGGSSPATVQADDTAALRTKLKASSPNKLKGGINGRTIGVPLATRSQTRTIENFFKASAAAKQNKITNYMHGANGGDGVDCGVTESQKNIQQPMLSASVTPPQMTNLQEQIDQQNRQIHGDHNYQQQQQQQQHQIPIVINRRSLDHVIVPQEFIFDLSEDTNDSQQTDASEEALQVESGQTSSALLTNGFDFTTHRSSQRSDSHSSSHSSSNTSGTDNIFLQEPVLTLNVDKSPNQASSIKINKTLEVLPTFSSPNQASALIRNQSLDMHPKFPSPTSLTASVLHGRFNQIVSLNSSPSKTDTYIYEKKPLELNCHEYALMMLPENDNSSCDSGVAFHTTVTTTAPVESASNEVVASPAPVLANTRRRKPATPHRIVCPSPIKAPPRVISPAGSPSPRKMASALSPRKSQRHVTTTAMAAAGGGVAVLPAPNKTRRRLNASPHKDQQSALDDQGSHLTNGLANEHDDEEDAVVVLNDEGEVDDDHDVECENMATNAKDFKITNPPSQPNGVMKSILNSVKHPTNQQNATNNKGKSKGQPRSKYTVQRSQHAALKHQAPQPLAATNGNREINDFFPVRRSVRKTKTAVKEEMMRNLEQAILEERCEGLKIAHFEGKGRGIISERRFQRGEFVIEYVGDLISTTEAAEREKRYALDENAGCYMYYFKHKNQQYCIDATEDTGKLGRLVNHSRNGNLMTKIVVVKQKPHLVLIAKDDIEAGEELCYDYGDRSKESLLHHPWLAF from the exons ATGGTGCGTCGACGTACGCGCGCCTGTGCTAACTCCAAACAGCCTGTTGAGTTAATGGCTAATGGCGGTTCGGCTGCATCTGTTCTAGCAACAGCAGCCCAATTGCTCGAGGAACAATACTTTGCCAGTCCCAAGAGAAAAGATTGTAAAGTTGAAGAATCTGCTTATGAGGACGGTGGTGATCACAATAGCAGCGGCAGTGGCAGTAGTGGTGGCTCCTCACCCGCTACTGTGCAGGCCGATGATACCGCAGCCTTAAGAACCAAATTAAAGGCTTCCAGTCCCAATAAACTAAAAGGTGGCATTAATGGCCGTACAATTG GTGTTCCTCTCGCTACACGCTCTCAAACTCGCACCatcgagaattttttcaaagctAGTGCTGCtgccaaacaaaataaaataaccaATTACATGCATGGTGCTAATGGTGGTGATGGTGTCGATTGCGGTGTCACCGAATCACAAAAGAACATTCAACAGCCCATGTTATCTGCCTCGGTAACACCGCCACAAATGACTAATTTGCAAGAGCAGATTGATCAACAAAATCGACAAATTCACGGCGATCACAActatcaacaacaacagcaacagcaacagcatCAGATTCCGATTGTCATAAATCGCCGTAGTTTGGATCATGTTATTGTACCACAAGAGTTCATATTTGATCTCAGTGAAGATACAAATGATAGTCAACAGACAGATGCATCGGAAGAGGCTTTGCAAGTAGAATCTGGTCAGACATCATCTGCTCTCCTAACCAATGGCTTCGATTTCACCACACATCGTTCGTCACAACGTTCGGATAGTCATTCTTCGTCACATAGTAGTTCGAATACAAGTGGAACTGACAATATATTCTTACAAGAGCCGGTTTTAACTTTGAACGTAGACAAATCGCCCAATCAGGCGTCTTCAATAAAGATTAATAAGACCTTAGAGGTACTACCAACATTCTCTTCCCCCAATCAAGCGTCGGCATTAATAAGAAATCAAAGCCTTGACATGCATCCGAAATTTCCATCGCCAACATCTCTAACTGCCTCTGTCCTACATGGACGTTTTAATCAAATTGTATCTCTAAACTCATCGCCTTCCAAGACGGACACATATATCTATGAAAAGAAACCATTGGAATTGAATTGTCACGAATATGCTTTAATGATGTTGCCTGAGAATGACAATAGTTCCTGCGATAGTGGTGTAGCATTCCACACAACCGTTACTACCACAGCTCCTGTGGAGTCAGCTTCAAACGAAGTGGTTGCTTCTCCAGCACCAGTACTTGCAAATACACGCAGACGTAAACCTGCTACTCCACATCGTATAGTCTGCCCATCTCCAATAAAAGCACCGCCAAGGGTTATTTCTCCAGCTGGCTCTCCATCGCCACGCAAAATGGCTTCTGCCCTATCACCTCGCAAGTCACAGAGACATGTAACAACTACAGCGATGGCAGCTGCCGGGGGTGGAGTAGCTGTGCTACCAGCTCCCAATAAAACAAGACGAAGACTGAATGCATCGCCTCACAAAGATCAACAATCTGCCTTAGATGATCAAGGAAGCCATTTGACCAATGGTTTAGCCAATGAACACGATGACGAAGAggatgctgttgttgttttaaaCGACGAGGGCGAAGTAGACGATGACCATGACGTTGAATGTGAAAATATGGCTACAAATGCTAAAGATTTCAAAATAACCAATCCTCCCTCCCAACCTAATGGTGTGATGAAGTCAATTTTGAATTCTGTCAAACATCCTACAAACCAACAAAATGCTACCAATAACAAGGGCAAATCGAAAGGCCAACCCAGAAGCAAATACACTGTTCAAAGATCCCAACATGCCGCCCTCAAACACCAGGCTCCACAACCCTTGGCGGCCACAAATGGTAATCGTGAAATCAATGATTTCTTCCCAGTCCGTAGAAGTGTGCGGAAAACCAAAACTGCCGTTAAGGAGGAAATGATGCGGAATTTGGAACAGGCCATACTCGAAGAACGCTGTGAGGGCCTCAAGATTGCCCACTTTGAAGGTAAGGGTCGCGGCATTATATCGGAGAGGCGATTTCAACGTGGTGAGTTTGTCATCGAGTATGTGGGAGACCTCATCTCCACCACAGAAGCGGCCGAACGTGAGAAACGCTATGCTTTAGATGAAAATGCCGGCTGTTATATGTACTATTTTAAGCACAAGAACCAGCAGTATTGCATCGATGCTACCGAGGACACCGGAAAACTGGGACGTCTGGTAAATCACTCCCGCAACGGTAATCTTATGACAAAAATTGTTGTGGTCAAACAAAAACCTCATTTAGTGTTAATAGCCAAAGATGATATTGAGGCAGGTGAAGAGCTTTGTTATGATTACGGAGATCGTTCAAAAGAATCCTTATTGCATCATCCGTGGTTGGCTTTTTAG